From the genome of Candidatus Dependentiae bacterium, one region includes:
- a CDS encoding TatD family deoxyribonuclease produces the protein MFVDSHCQLNMMVSKKINEILNAEELSKIEKIVQDAAVAKVTKIINMGTSLNESLNSVAIAIKCKNVFAAVGIHPCDCDENWERDLNEIEKLVKEKDKNKIVSIGEIGLDFFHKPFDENLQKTVFIAQLELAARYDLPVEVHIRNSLSEVLEILFEFKGKVRGVNHCFVYDKNIADKFLDLGFFLGIGGPITYPKNDKLREVVKNISLEHIILETDAPFLPPQQFRGEQNHPKYIPIIAQAIAALRNISIEDVAMMTSANVQKLFGV, from the coding sequence ATGTTTGTAGATTCACATTGCCAGTTAAATATGATGGTTAGCAAGAAAATTAATGAAATTCTAAATGCAGAAGAATTAAGCAAAATTGAAAAAATAGTACAAGATGCTGCTGTTGCTAAGGTTACAAAAATAATAAATATGGGAACTAGTTTAAATGAATCGTTAAATTCGGTAGCTATAGCTATAAAATGTAAAAACGTTTTTGCTGCAGTTGGTATCCATCCTTGTGATTGTGATGAAAATTGGGAACGAGATTTAAATGAAATTGAAAAATTAGTAAAAGAAAAAGATAAAAACAAGATAGTTTCGATTGGTGAAATTGGATTAGATTTTTTTCATAAACCATTTGATGAAAATTTGCAAAAAACAGTTTTTATAGCACAGTTAGAGCTTGCTGCAAGATATGATCTTCCCGTTGAAGTTCATATTCGAAATTCATTGAGTGAAGTTTTAGAAATTTTATTTGAATTTAAAGGAAAGGTGCGCGGAGTTAATCATTGTTTTGTTTATGACAAAAATATAGCAGATAAATTTTTAGATTTAGGATTTTTTTTAGGAATTGGTGGTCCTATTACTTATCCCAAAAATGACAAGCTTCGAGAAGTAGTTAAAAACATTTCACTTGAACATATAATCTTAGAAACGGATGCCCCTTTTTTGCCACCGCAACAGTTTCGGGGAGAACAAAATCATCCCAAATACATTCCGATAATTGCACAAGCAATTGCAGCATTGCGTAATATTTCTATAGAAGATGTTGCGATGATGACATCTGCAAATGTGCAAAAACTATTTGGAGTATAA